In Zea mays cultivar B73 chromosome 7, Zm-B73-REFERENCE-NAM-5.0, whole genome shotgun sequence, the following proteins share a genomic window:
- the LOC109940966 gene encoding uncharacterized protein isoform X2, whose protein sequence is MQQPILLPPKQRQQLPWTAPRNSSRARPIFFLFPPWPKDSPAVSSATMACSPGSELLPCFAVGRPCHYLAPSSRSELHRQPAQQAARCSSSHEILSVSPASTRSAQRCRSTAAAPCCAVDLRGSTVSASRFAESAQRRRATVGTRALVDVTPCASLVGKEPKLMACIRGTSRPER, encoded by the exons ATGCAGCAGCCCATCCTCCTTCCCCCAAAGCAGCGGCAGCAGCTTCCTTGGACGGCGCCCAGAAATTCCAGCAGAGCTCGCCCCATTTTTTTTCTCTTTCCTCCCTGGCCGAAAGATTCCCCTGCTGTTAGCTCGGCAACCATGGCGTGCAGCCCCGGCAGCGAGCTCCTCCCTTGCTTTGCTGTCGGACGTCCCTGCCACTACCTCGCTCCCTCGTCGCGCAGCGAACTCCATCGCCAACCTGCGCAGCAAGCTGCgcgctgcagcagcagccatgagaTCCTGTCCGTGTCGCCAGCGTCGACCCGATCTGCGCAGCGGTGCCGGTCCACCGCAGCAGCCCCATGTTGCGCCGTTGATCTGCGCGGTTCGACTGTCTCTGCGTCTCGCTTTGCCGAATCTGCGCAGCGCCGACGTGCCACCGTGGGAACCCGTG CCCTTGTCGACGTCACACCTTGCGCATCGCTCGTCGGCAAAGAGCCCAAACTAATGGCATGCATACGCGGCACGAGTCGGCCAG agagatga
- the LOC109940966 gene encoding uncharacterized protein isoform X1, whose product MQQPILLPPKQRQQLPWTAPRNSSRARPIFFLFPPWPKDSPAVSSATMACSPGSELLPCFAVGRPCHYLAPSSRSELHRQPAQQAARCSSSHEILSVSPASTRSAQRCRSTAAAPCCAVDLRGSTVSASRFAESAQRRRATVGTRALVDVTPCASLVGKEPKLMACIRGTSRPGQRDDDRAVMW is encoded by the exons ATGCAGCAGCCCATCCTCCTTCCCCCAAAGCAGCGGCAGCAGCTTCCTTGGACGGCGCCCAGAAATTCCAGCAGAGCTCGCCCCATTTTTTTTCTCTTTCCTCCCTGGCCGAAAGATTCCCCTGCTGTTAGCTCGGCAACCATGGCGTGCAGCCCCGGCAGCGAGCTCCTCCCTTGCTTTGCTGTCGGACGTCCCTGCCACTACCTCGCTCCCTCGTCGCGCAGCGAACTCCATCGCCAACCTGCGCAGCAAGCTGCgcgctgcagcagcagccatgagaTCCTGTCCGTGTCGCCAGCGTCGACCCGATCTGCGCAGCGGTGCCGGTCCACCGCAGCAGCCCCATGTTGCGCCGTTGATCTGCGCGGTTCGACTGTCTCTGCGTCTCGCTTTGCCGAATCTGCGCAGCGCCGACGTGCCACCGTGGGAACCCGTG CCCTTGTCGACGTCACACCTTGCGCATCGCTCGTCGGCAAAGAGCCCAAACTAATGGCATGCATACGCGGCACGAGTCGGCCAG gacagagagatgatgatcgtgcagtgATGTGGtga